Within the Montipora foliosa isolate CH-2021 chromosome 11, ASM3666993v2, whole genome shotgun sequence genome, the region aataacaaacacCAAAAACACATGTTTCATAGCCAAACCAGTTTGGTGTCTTTAATCTTGTAACAAAACATTAGAAAAACTATCTGTGTTGATAACAGGCTTCTTATAAAACTTGGCAAATGTATCAGATGAGCTCCACCCTGCAACTGACAGAATATGCTCTAATGGAACAGATTTCAAAAATGCCTTAGACGTTGCAGCAGCCCTAGTGCTGTGAGGCTTAAACAGATTCACATCAATCCCAGATTTCTGCATAACTATTTTGACCCATCTACTGATGGTGTCCCTTGAAACAGGTTTAAACGGCTTGGAATAACTAACAAACAATTGTTGTGCACCACCACGTAAGGCAGAGGTGCGATCAAGATAAGCCTTCAAATTAGTGACAACACAAATGTTGGGGTTATCCGGATAAGCTACAAACTCGACAACAGTGGGTTTAGACCCCGGCTTAGATTGCTTTAAAGGTTTAGAAACAGCAAAAGTCACAGAAGTTTCTGAAGTAACCATGTCCTCCAAAGACAAGTAGTGGATTGTTTGTCCTCGTTGAGCTGACAGCAGTGACATGAGAGTGACCAATTTTAAAGTCAGATCTTTAAGAGAACACTCTGTAGTAGAGGTTGACTTAAGATAGTTCAGGACCTTGTTCACCTCCCATGTCACAGCGTATCTTGGGTTGGAGGGTCTTGCTTCGTAAACTCCTTTCAAAAACCTTTTTACACTTTCTTGGGCTCCAAACGTTATCCCGTTGACAGGTTTTAAGACACTGGATAGGGCAGACCTTGCAGTGTTAATGCCACTGTAACCAATGCCAGTCTCAAATAACTCCACTAAAAAATCTAGCGCTTGGGGAACAGTGGCAGAAACTGGATCAATCTGTTTTTGACGACAATATGTAGTCCATCTTTTGATGTATGAGGAGTACTGCTTAGTGGTTCCTTTCCTCCACGACTGTAAGATAATAGAGGTTGCCTTTTGAGAAAATCCCTGTGTCTCATAGGACTGCCGGACAATCTGCAAACAATCAAAACCAGTTTCTTGGCTAAGGGGTGAACTTCTTGTTTCATCCCCGGCATTTGTAAGGCAGTCTGTTGTGACGGTAGTACTCTTGGAACATCCACTAACATGTGAAGGAGTTTGGGGTACCAACTTTGAGTTGGCCACATTGGGACGATCATGAAGCCTTCTGCAGAATCGGTCTGTATCTTCTAAAGACATCTGGCAATTAAACTATAAGGGGGAAAAGCATAAAAGAGCTGTTTATCCCATGTGATAGAAAAAGCATCAATAAAAGCTGCCCCTGGATCAGGTTTCCAGGATACATAACATGAGACCTGGTGATTTAGTCTGGATGCAAAGAGATCTATGGAGGGGTCCCCCCAGATATCTGTAATCTTTCGAAATATGTCAGGTCTTATCATCCACTCCTTGTTGTCTGAGAAGACACGTGATTCTCGGTCAGCCTCAACATTTTTTGTGCCTGGAATATGAGCAGCTGTTAACCATATTTGTTTATCTATGCACCACTGCCAAATATCTTTAGCAATAGTGTTGCATTCTCTGGAATGTGTGCCCCCCATGGAATTAATATAGTTCACAGTTGTAGAGTTATCTGAATAGATCTGGACATGGATGCCGTGCtcatttttgcaaaatgctTTAAGTCCAAAAAATGAAGCCATCAGCTCCAAACAGTTGATGTGATATTTTGCCTCTTCATCTGACCATCTACCCCCTGTTTTCTTGGCATCTCTGACTGCCCCCCATCCTTTAGTGGATGCGTCAGTATAAATGATTACATCAACCTTTGAATTAGGCAATAATATGGGGTAGTGAGCAGTCGGTATGCTATCATACCACCACTTTATCtcggaaacactttcttgtgaTAATCTCATATGAGCATTGTAGTTGCCTTTATTCTGTCGTAAGGCAGTAGTTTTGTCTATCTCAAGATGTCTATAAAACAGAGGGCCATATAAGACCCCAGGGAAGCTTGATACTAGCAGGCCTATAAAGCTTGCTAGTTCCCAAATTGGTAGCTCAGTCAATATCATCATTTTCTCACATTCTTCCTTAATACGCTGGATTTTTTCCGGTGTTAGGGAAACAGTCATATCAACTGAGTTCAAAACAAATCCCAAAAAAGTAAGCACTTGCACTGGCTTTAGGACTGACTTTACCGGGTGTAGAATAAACCCCAGCTTTGAGAATAAATCACACGTATCACTAATATTTGCTTGGCAGTCTTCTCTGTTCTCCCCTTGTAAATAGGAGTCATCGATGTAACCAACATTTAAATGACCTCTCTGGCGCAGCATAGCATACACTGGCTTAAGAATTTTTGTGAAAAGTCTGGGTGCACAAGCCAGACCATTTGGTAAGCAAGTAAACTGGAACAATCTGCCTTTCCAGGAAAACCTCAGATATTTTTGGTCGTCAATGTGGATTGGCACTGAGTAATATGCATCACGCAAATCTACTGAGGCCATATAACAGTTAGGAGTCATAAGCCTAATTGCTGATTGTAATGTATCCATCTTAAAATGATGATACTCAACATGTTCACTCAAAGACTTTAAATTCAGAATCAATCTATGGCCCCCATCTTTCTTGGGGCGTACAAATATTGTAGAAATGTATTCACCACGACAATGTGTGGTTTCTGAAATAACACCTTTAATCAGTAATTTGTCAATTTCCATATCAATGACCTCCTGTTCTTGACGCGTAAAGTTTATTTCTTTCGGTGGCATACACTGATGTGGCTCTCCATTctcaaattcaattttataatGTTTCACACTATTAAGTATGAACGGATCTAAGGTTATGCATTGCCACTGAGAGGCAAATTGCTTCAGTCGACCACCTATAATGTCAACAGATTGCTCTGACCTATTTCTTACCTCAACATCAATGTTATTAGAAATCGGCGTCACGTGGACTTCCCCTCCTTCTTCCTCTTGAAAGTCGGAGGATGTTTGTGGTCGTTTTTCCACGAGCCCAAAAAAGGCTTCCTGTATTGTTGGTATCTTGGGCGTCCACGGCCATGAGCATAAAGATTGTGCCTGCGATAGTCAGGCTTAGCCGTTGATCTTCCAGTGTGCGTAGACAGTTTCTTACCAACGCGGTTGACCTCGGTCAACTCTTTCACCTGTTTAGGGAGATCATCGCCAAATAATTGGTCGGTGATTGCCAGCGACGAAGAGCAAAGGTGTTTATATTCGTCGTGCAGGTCAGGTTTAATCAATTCTCTTCGGCGTTGGTTTAGTTCGCTATTTGCATTAGCAAACAAAGCTAGCGCATCTGTTGCCAATTGCAACAGGTCGTTTCCATTTTGAAGCGACGGGATATGATCTAGGCATTTGTCGATCATAGTGGTCAATGCACACATTCCCTTGAAGATGGATGTCTGCACCTTTTGCAGTCTAACATCTTGCGATCGAACTGCTGGAGTTAAATGATCCCatattgattggtttactcggACGTTTGTCAACGATTCACAGTTCTCTGGTCTGTGATACTTattcagtttttcctgaagTTTCTCTTCCGGCAGGCCCTCTTTGACCATGGCGTTAACCACATTGGCCAGCTCTGCATTAACTCTTGGACCCGTTTCCTCTTTCTTTAGCTCTTGCTTTAAGCTATTAAGCACTTCAAAATTTCCTTCATTAGAAGGCGTTTCCTGAGCCCCGGCTGAATCAGTTAGCTTTGTCACA harbors:
- the LOC137976754 gene encoding uncharacterized protein, which translates into the protein MPPKEINFTRQEQEVIDMEIDKLLIKGVISETTHCRGEYISTIFVRPKKDGGHRLILNLKSLSEHVEYHHFKMDTLQSAIRLMTPNCYMASVDLRDAYYSVPIHIDDQKYLRFSWKGRLFQFTCLPNGLACAPRLFTKILKPVYAMLRQRGHLNVGYIDDSYLQGENREDCQANISDTCDLFSKLGFILHPVKSVLKPVQVLTFLGFVLNSVDMTVSLTPEKIQRIKEECEKMMILTELPIWELASFIGLLVSSFPGVLYGPLFYRHLEIDKTTALRQNKGNYNAHMRLSQESVSEIKWWYDSIPTAHYPILLPNSKVDVIIYTDASTKGWGAVRDAKKTGGRWSDEEAKYHINCLELMASFFGLKAFCKNEHGIHVQIYSDNSTTVNYINSMGGTHSRECNTIAKDIWQWCIDKQIWLTAAHIPGTKNVEADRESRVFSDNKEWMIRPDIFRKITDIWGDPSIDLFASRLNHQVSCYFNCQMSLEDTDRFCRRLHDRPNVANSKLVPQTPSHVSGCSKSTTVTTDCLTNAGDETRSSPLSQETGFDCLQIVRQSYETQGFSQKATSIILQSWRKGTTKQYSSYIKRWTTYCRQKQIDPVSATVPQALDFLVELFETGIGYSGINTARSALSSVLKPVNGITFGAQESVKRFLKGVYEARPSNPRYAVTWEVNKVLNYLKSTSTTECSLKDLTLKLVTLMSLLSAQRGQTIHYLSLEDMVTSETSVTFAVSKPLKQSKPGSKPTVVEFVAYPDNPNICVVTNLKAYLDRTSALRGGAQQLFVSYSKPFKPVSRDTISRWVKIVMQKSGIDVNLFKPHSTRAAATSKAFLKSVPLEHILSVAGWSSSDTFAKFYKKPVINTDSFSNVLLQD
- the LOC137975752 gene encoding uncharacterized protein codes for the protein MPESSTNVEPKGKKDNLKRRNVASTAEHIEAKVEVVDGAVGAKTDLQELTASLKQGFAQMSHDLSKTIAESFKLFQSELEIQYEDISGVEQEETPQTANDHEVNGEPPAKKKKDTKTTSIEEAVTKLTDSAGAQETPSNEGNFEVLNSLKQELKKEETGPRVNAELANVVNAMVKEGLPEEKLQEKLNKYHRPENCESLTNVRVNQSIWDHLTPAVRSQDVRLQKVQTSIFKGMCALTTMIDKCLDHIPSLQNGNDLLQLATDALALFANANSELNQRRRELIKPDLHDEYKHLCSSSLAITDQLFGDDLPKQVKELTEVNRVGKKLSTHTGRSTAKPDYRRHNLYAHGRGRPRYQQYRKPFLGSWKNDHKHPPTFKRKKEGKST